Proteins from a genomic interval of Bradyrhizobium sp. CCGB01:
- the glmM gene encoding phosphoglucosamine mutase, translating into MSRKYFGTDGIRGRANGLITPELALKVGQAAGLAFQRGDHRHRVVIGKDTRLSGYMIEYAMVAGFTSVGMDVLLVGPMPTPAVAMLTKSMRADLGVMISASHNLFEDNGIKLFGPQGFKLSDDVEKQIEQLLDESLDKRLAQSASLGRARRIDGVHDRYIEFAKRTLPRDLSLDGLRVVVDCANGAAYRVVPEALWELGADVVPIGVEPDGFNINKECGSTSPEALSKKVREMRADIGIALDGDADRVILVDERGHLVDGDQLLAVIAQSWKEDGRLSRPGIVATVMSNLGLERFLKGHGLDLVRTPVGDRYVLEQMLNGGYNLGGEQSGHIILSDYATTGDGFVAALQVLAVVQKLRRPVSEVCHRFDPLPQILKNVRHKGGKPLDDSDVKSAISDGEKRLNGHGRLLIRSSGTEPVIRVMGEGEDRLLVEDVVDTIVSALGHAAA; encoded by the coding sequence ATGAGTCGCAAATATTTCGGGACTGACGGGATTCGGGGCCGCGCCAACGGACTGATCACGCCGGAGCTGGCGCTCAAGGTCGGCCAGGCCGCAGGCCTTGCGTTTCAGCGCGGTGACCACCGCCACCGGGTCGTGATCGGCAAGGACACGCGCCTGTCCGGCTACATGATCGAATACGCGATGGTCGCGGGCTTCACCTCCGTCGGCATGGACGTGCTGCTGGTCGGCCCGATGCCGACGCCGGCGGTCGCGATGCTGACCAAGTCGATGCGCGCCGATCTCGGCGTGATGATCTCGGCCTCGCACAATCTGTTCGAGGACAACGGCATCAAGCTGTTCGGCCCGCAAGGCTTCAAGCTCTCCGACGACGTCGAGAAGCAGATCGAGCAGCTGCTCGACGAATCCCTCGACAAGCGGCTGGCACAAAGTGCCAGCCTCGGCCGCGCCCGCCGTATCGACGGCGTGCATGACCGCTACATCGAATTCGCCAAGCGCACGCTGCCGCGCGATCTCTCGCTCGATGGCCTGCGCGTCGTGGTCGATTGCGCCAACGGCGCCGCCTACAGGGTGGTGCCGGAGGCGCTGTGGGAACTGGGCGCCGACGTCGTGCCGATCGGCGTCGAGCCGGACGGCTTCAACATCAACAAGGAATGCGGCTCGACCTCGCCGGAAGCGCTGTCCAAGAAGGTGCGCGAGATGCGCGCCGACATCGGCATCGCGCTCGACGGCGACGCCGATCGCGTCATCCTGGTCGACGAGCGCGGCCATCTCGTCGACGGCGACCAGCTGCTCGCGGTGATCGCGCAGAGCTGGAAGGAAGACGGGCGGCTGTCGCGCCCCGGCATCGTCGCCACCGTGATGTCCAATCTCGGGCTCGAGCGCTTCCTCAAGGGGCACGGGCTCGATCTCGTGCGCACGCCGGTCGGCGACCGCTACGTGCTCGAGCAGATGCTGAACGGCGGCTACAATCTCGGCGGCGAGCAGTCCGGCCACATCATCCTGTCCGACTACGCCACCACCGGCGATGGCTTCGTTGCCGCACTCCAGGTGCTCGCCGTGGTGCAGAAGCTGCGCCGGCCGGTGTCGGAAGTCTGCCACCGCTTCGATCCGCTGCCGCAGATCCTGAAGAACGTCCGCCACAAGGGCGGCAAGCCGCTCGACGATTCCGACGTCAAATCGGCGATCTCCGACGGCGAGAAGCGGCTCAACGGCCACGGCCGCCTCCTCATCCGCTCCTCCGGCACCGAGCCGGTGATCCGCGTCATGGGCGAGGGCGAGGACCGCCTCCTGGTCGAGGACGTCGTCGACACCATCGTCTCCGCGCTCGGACATGCGGCGGCCTGA
- a CDS encoding glutathione S-transferase family protein: protein MKIYGDTNSGNCLKVKWVCDKLALPYQWIDVDTRKGETRTPQFLKMNGAGQVPTVAFDDGRTLAQSNAIIRYLARDSALVPHDAFTAAKMDEWLFWEQYSHEPYIAVCRFQLVYLGKDTSELDAEKVKRGYAALDRMEQHLAASRFFAGEEVSLADVSLLAYTRLAHEGGFDLGRHAAVRRWIGEVEAWLGLPPAR, encoded by the coding sequence ATGAAGATCTACGGCGACACGAATTCCGGCAATTGCCTGAAGGTAAAGTGGGTCTGCGACAAGCTCGCGCTGCCTTACCAGTGGATCGACGTCGATACCCGCAAGGGCGAGACGCGCACGCCGCAATTCCTCAAGATGAACGGCGCCGGCCAGGTGCCCACCGTCGCATTCGACGACGGCCGCACGCTGGCGCAGTCCAACGCCATCATCCGCTATCTCGCGCGCGACAGTGCGCTCGTTCCGCACGACGCCTTCACCGCGGCCAAGATGGATGAATGGCTGTTCTGGGAACAGTACAGCCACGAGCCCTATATCGCGGTGTGCCGCTTCCAGCTCGTCTATCTCGGCAAGGACACATCCGAGCTCGACGCGGAAAAGGTCAAGCGCGGCTATGCGGCGCTCGACCGCATGGAGCAGCATCTTGCGGCGAGCCGCTTCTTCGCCGGCGAAGAGGTCTCGCTCGCCGACGTCTCGCTGCTCGCCTATACGCGTCTCGCGCATGAAGGCGGCTTCGATCTTGGCCGTCATGCAGCCGTCCGCCGCTGGATCGGCGAGGTCGAAGCCTGGCTCGGCCTTCCGCCGGCGCGCTGA
- a CDS encoding alpha-hydroxy acid oxidase, whose protein sequence is MKHITCIDDLRTLHQRRVPKAFFDYCDRGSYAEETLRANREDMQAIKFRQRILVDVSKRDTSTTILGEPSTMPLMLAPVGLLGMQHGDGEIHACRAAQAAGIPFTQSTMSICSIEDIAANVEKPFWFQLYVMKDRGFIKALIERAIAAKCSALVLTVDLQVIGQRHQDIKNGMTVPPEWSLSKLIDFATKPAWVSGVLQGKRRTFGNLAGHLKVSDDITSLSTWINSQFDTALNWNDIDWIRSIWPGKLILKGILDVEDAELAAKTGAQAIVVSNHGGRQLDGAPSSIEVLPEIVDAVGDKMEIMFDGGIRSGQDVMRALALGAKSCMIGRAYAYGLGAGGQAGVAKAIDIIHKELLTTMGLCGVNRIDEIDDHIIAV, encoded by the coding sequence ATGAAGCATATCACCTGTATCGACGATCTTCGCACGCTGCATCAGCGCCGCGTGCCGAAGGCGTTCTTCGACTATTGCGACCGCGGCTCCTATGCCGAGGAAACGCTGCGCGCCAACCGCGAGGACATGCAGGCGATCAAGTTCCGCCAGCGCATCCTGGTCGACGTCTCCAAGCGCGATACCTCGACCACGATCCTCGGCGAGCCCTCGACCATGCCGCTGATGCTCGCGCCTGTCGGCCTGCTGGGCATGCAGCATGGCGACGGCGAGATCCACGCCTGCCGCGCCGCGCAGGCCGCCGGTATCCCGTTCACGCAGTCGACGATGTCGATCTGCTCGATCGAGGACATCGCCGCCAATGTCGAGAAGCCGTTCTGGTTCCAGCTCTACGTGATGAAGGACCGCGGCTTCATCAAGGCGCTGATCGAGCGCGCGATCGCGGCGAAATGCTCGGCGCTGGTGCTGACCGTCGATCTCCAGGTGATCGGACAGCGCCACCAGGACATCAAGAACGGCATGACGGTTCCGCCGGAATGGTCACTGTCGAAGCTGATCGATTTTGCCACCAAGCCGGCCTGGGTGTCGGGCGTGCTGCAAGGCAAGCGCCGCACCTTCGGCAATCTCGCCGGTCATCTGAAGGTCAGCGACGACATCACCTCGCTGTCGACCTGGATCAACTCGCAGTTCGACACCGCGCTGAACTGGAACGACATCGACTGGATCCGCTCGATCTGGCCCGGCAAGCTGATCCTTAAGGGTATTCTCGACGTCGAGGACGCTGAGCTCGCCGCGAAGACCGGCGCGCAGGCGATCGTGGTCTCCAACCATGGCGGCCGCCAGCTCGACGGCGCGCCGTCCTCGATCGAGGTGCTGCCCGAGATCGTCGATGCCGTCGGTGACAAGATGGAGATCATGTTCGACGGCGGCATCCGCTCCGGCCAGGACGTGATGCGCGCGCTCGCGCTCGGCGCAAAGTCCTGCATGATCGGCCGCGCCTACGCCTATGGCCTGGGTGCCGGCGGCCAGGCCGGCGTCGCCAAGGCGATCGACATCATCCACAAGGAGCTGCTCACGACCATGGGCCTGTGCGGCGTCAACAGGATCGACGAGATCGACGATCACATCATTGCGGTCTAG
- a CDS encoding SulP family inorganic anion transporter codes for MSTTSERAGGLHQLRRPTFTELYLPKLITVWREGYGAADFRADIFAGLTVAIVALPLSMAIAIASGVTPDRGLYTAVVGGFIVSLLGGSRFQIGGPAGAFIVLVAVTAERHGVDGVILATMMAGLVLIAAGLLRIGTYIKFIPYPVTVGFTAGIAVIIFASQLRDLGGITLAGKEPSEFVPKLIALAGGLHTINPSAVAVALVSIIIIAALRIWRPSWPGILIAVVFAAVVCAVFSLPVETIGSRFGGIPRELPSPALPAFSLAKAKAVLPDAISFALLAAIESLLSAVVADGMTGRRHRSNCELVAQGAANIGSALFGGICVTGLIARTATNIRAGARGPLAGMLHSVFLLLFMLTAAPLASYVPLAALASVLVVVAWTMAEKHEFATLLRSSWGDAVVLLATFLLTIFRDLTEGILVGFALGAVLFIHRMSEMTGIEERTPLVAADRPDDGNGERVPYDSALAVDRDVLVYRITGAFFFGAASAIGGVLDGVADGRKAFVVDFAAVPFLDSTAANVLGRVAAKAHRQGIRLFITGASPTVRRALLTHGVSPRHARYRQTIERAVADIKAAPAASGSAVLLPPA; via the coding sequence ATGAGCACTACCAGCGAGCGGGCAGGCGGCCTGCATCAGTTGCGTCGGCCGACCTTTACCGAACTGTATCTGCCAAAGCTCATCACCGTCTGGCGCGAAGGCTACGGCGCCGCCGACTTCCGCGCTGATATCTTCGCGGGCCTCACGGTCGCGATCGTCGCGCTGCCGCTGTCGATGGCGATCGCGATCGCATCGGGCGTGACGCCCGATCGCGGGCTCTACACCGCCGTCGTCGGCGGCTTCATCGTGTCGCTGCTCGGCGGCAGCCGGTTTCAGATCGGCGGACCCGCCGGCGCCTTCATCGTGCTGGTCGCGGTGACCGCGGAGCGGCACGGCGTCGACGGCGTCATCCTCGCCACGATGATGGCCGGCCTGGTCCTGATCGCGGCAGGCCTGCTGCGCATCGGCACCTACATCAAGTTCATTCCCTACCCCGTCACGGTCGGCTTCACCGCGGGCATCGCCGTGATCATCTTCGCCAGCCAGCTCCGCGATCTCGGCGGGATCACGCTGGCGGGGAAGGAGCCCAGCGAGTTCGTTCCGAAACTCATTGCGCTCGCCGGGGGCCTGCACACCATCAATCCGTCGGCGGTTGCCGTTGCGCTCGTCAGCATCATCATCATCGCTGCCTTGCGGATCTGGCGGCCATCCTGGCCCGGCATCCTGATCGCGGTCGTGTTCGCGGCCGTCGTGTGTGCGGTGTTCTCGTTGCCGGTGGAAACCATCGGCAGCCGATTCGGCGGCATCCCGCGCGAATTGCCCTCGCCGGCGTTGCCCGCCTTCTCGCTTGCGAAGGCGAAAGCGGTGCTGCCGGATGCGATCTCGTTCGCGCTGCTGGCCGCGATCGAATCGCTGCTGTCGGCGGTGGTGGCCGACGGCATGACCGGACGCCGTCACCGCTCCAATTGCGAGCTGGTGGCGCAAGGCGCGGCCAACATCGGTTCGGCGCTGTTCGGCGGCATCTGTGTCACCGGCCTGATCGCGCGCACTGCCACCAACATCCGCGCCGGCGCGCGGGGGCCGCTGGCGGGCATGCTGCATTCGGTGTTCCTGCTGCTGTTCATGCTGACCGCGGCGCCGCTCGCGAGCTACGTCCCGCTCGCCGCGCTCGCCTCCGTGCTCGTCGTCGTCGCCTGGACCATGGCGGAGAAGCACGAATTCGCGACGCTGCTGCGCTCGTCCTGGGGCGACGCCGTCGTGCTGCTCGCCACTTTCCTGCTCACGATCTTCCGCGACCTGACCGAGGGCATCCTGGTCGGCTTCGCGCTCGGCGCGGTGCTGTTCATCCACCGCATGTCGGAGATGACCGGCATCGAGGAGCGCACGCCGCTCGTGGCCGCCGATCGTCCCGATGACGGCAATGGCGAGCGCGTTCCTTACGATTCCGCGCTCGCGGTCGATCGCGACGTGCTGGTCTACCGCATCACGGGCGCGTTCTTCTTCGGTGCGGCCTCGGCGATCGGCGGCGTCCTGGACGGCGTCGCCGACGGGCGCAAGGCCTTCGTGGTCGATTTCGCCGCGGTCCCGTTCCTGGATTCGACGGCGGCCAACGTGCTCGGCCGCGTCGCCGCCAAGGCTCACCGCCAGGGAATCCGGCTGTTCATCACCGGGGCCTCGCCCACGGTCCGCCGCGCGCTGCTCACACACGGTGTGAGCCCGCGGCACGCGCGTTATCGGCAGACCATCGAGCGTGCGGTCGCCGATATCAAGGCGGCCCCCGCCGCGAGCGGATCCGCGGTGCTGCTCCCGCCTGCTTGA
- a CDS encoding outer membrane protein — MRRLLLAVAMLGTVSAAHAADLSDLPILRGSVTDGLSKSYVNWQGSYIGAQAGYGSSDENFNGSTSNMMAALLADTLIESSMGVSQWNLGLGKASQRSSGFGAFVGYNAQWDDVVLGLEVSWLHGKFGGMSSASERRVSATALSDGNFHDVTATSTSSISISDMGTFRGRAAYAWGCFLPYMFGGLALGNADIVRTANVQDRVSTTQLGTYTALVPLSSTDAQHNHLIYGYTAGLGVDINLVGGVFMRAEYEYIRFTSAVDTSINTVRAGLGYKF; from the coding sequence ATGCGTAGGCTTTTGTTGGCGGTGGCGATGCTGGGGACGGTGTCTGCCGCGCATGCGGCCGATCTCTCCGATCTTCCCATCCTGCGCGGCAGCGTGACCGACGGCTTGAGCAAATCCTACGTCAATTGGCAGGGAAGCTATATCGGCGCCCAGGCCGGCTATGGCTCGTCGGACGAGAACTTCAACGGCTCGACCAGCAACATGATGGCGGCGCTGCTGGCCGATACGTTGATCGAGAGTTCGATGGGCGTGTCTCAGTGGAATCTCGGACTCGGCAAGGCTTCGCAGCGCAGTAGCGGCTTCGGTGCCTTCGTCGGGTACAACGCGCAGTGGGACGACGTCGTGTTGGGTCTCGAAGTGAGTTGGTTGCATGGCAAGTTCGGCGGAATGTCGTCGGCCAGCGAGAGACGGGTCAGCGCCACTGCTCTGTCCGACGGTAACTTCCATGATGTCACGGCGACCTCCACGTCCTCGATCAGCATCAGCGACATGGGAACGTTCCGCGGTCGCGCCGCCTACGCCTGGGGATGCTTCCTGCCCTACATGTTCGGCGGGCTCGCGCTCGGCAACGCCGACATTGTGCGCACGGCCAATGTGCAGGATCGTGTCAGCACGACCCAGTTGGGGACTTACACGGCGCTGGTACCGTTGAGCTCGACGGATGCCCAGCACAATCACCTGATCTACGGCTACACTGCGGGCCTTGGCGTCGACATCAACCTGGTCGGTGGCGTGTTCATGCGGGCCGAGTACGAATACATCCGCTTTACCTCGGCGGTCGACACCAGCATCAACACCGTCCGCGCCGGCCTCGGCTACAAGTTCTGA
- a CDS encoding phosphoserine transaminase, which produces MTVAKPASRPNVPHFSSGPCAKRPGWNAQNLKDAALGRSHRAKVGKTKLKLAIDLTREVLEVPADYRIGIVPASDTGAVEMALWSLLGARPVTTLAWESFGEGWVSDIVKELKLKDVTKLNAAYGEIPDLSKVDPKSDVVFTWNGTTSGVRVPNADWISATREGLTICDATSAAFAQPLDWAKLDVVTFSWQKALGGEAAHGMLILSPRAVERLETYKPAWPLPKIFRMTKGGKINEGIFVGETINTPSMLCVEDYLDALNWAKSIGGLKALIARADANTKVLADWKAKTPWIDFLAKDAAIRSNTSVCLKFSDPAITSLSEDAQADFSKKLVALIEKEGAGYDFAYYRDAPAGLRIWCGATVEAKDVEILTQWIDWAFAETKATLAKAA; this is translated from the coding sequence ATGACCGTAGCGAAGCCCGCTTCGCGGCCGAACGTGCCGCATTTCTCCTCCGGCCCCTGCGCCAAGCGCCCCGGCTGGAACGCCCAAAATCTCAAGGACGCAGCGCTCGGCCGTTCGCATCGCGCGAAGGTCGGCAAGACCAAGCTCAAGCTCGCGATCGATCTGACGCGTGAAGTGCTCGAGGTGCCCGCCGATTACCGCATCGGCATCGTGCCGGCGTCCGATACCGGCGCGGTCGAGATGGCGCTGTGGTCGCTGCTCGGTGCACGTCCGGTCACCACGCTCGCCTGGGAATCCTTCGGCGAGGGCTGGGTCAGCGACATCGTCAAGGAATTGAAGCTCAAGGACGTCACCAAGCTCAACGCGGCCTATGGTGAAATCCCCGACCTCTCCAAGGTCGATCCCAAGAGCGACGTCGTCTTCACCTGGAACGGCACCACCTCCGGCGTGCGCGTGCCGAACGCCGACTGGATCAGCGCGACCCGGGAAGGCTTGACCATTTGCGACGCCACTTCGGCCGCGTTCGCGCAGCCGCTCGACTGGGCCAAGCTCGACGTCGTCACCTTCTCCTGGCAGAAGGCGCTCGGCGGCGAGGCCGCGCACGGCATGCTGATCCTCTCCCCGCGCGCGGTGGAGCGGCTCGAGACCTACAAGCCGGCCTGGCCGCTGCCGAAGATCTTCCGCATGACCAAGGGCGGCAAGATCAACGAAGGCATCTTCGTCGGCGAGACCATCAACACGCCCTCGATGCTCTGCGTCGAGGATTATCTCGACGCGCTGAACTGGGCCAAGTCGATCGGCGGCCTCAAGGCGCTGATCGCGCGCGCGGACGCCAACACCAAGGTGCTCGCCGACTGGAAGGCGAAGACGCCCTGGATCGACTTCCTGGCCAAGGACGCCGCGATCCGCTCCAACACCTCGGTGTGCCTGAAGTTCTCCGATCCCGCGATCACCTCGCTCTCCGAGGACGCGCAGGCCGACTTCTCCAAGAAGCTGGTCGCGCTGATCGAGAAGGAAGGCGCGGGCTACGACTTCGCGTATTACCGCGATGCGCCGGCAGGCCTGCGCATCTGGTGCGGCGCCACCGTCGAGGCCAAGGACGTCGAGATCCTGACGCAGTGGATCGACTGGGCCTTCGCCGAGACCAAGGCCACGCTCGCCAAGGCGGCTTAG
- a CDS encoding helix-turn-helix domain-containing protein, which yields MITSFQMRAARALLGIDQKTLAELAGVSLPTIQRMEASTGNVRGVVETLIKVVEAFDRAGVELIGEQARSDSGGRGVRLKEPGPPRRVGA from the coding sequence GTGATCACGTCGTTCCAGATGAGGGCAGCCCGCGCGCTGCTTGGCATTGACCAGAAAACCCTGGCCGAGCTTGCCGGCGTGTCGCTGCCGACCATCCAGCGGATGGAGGCCTCGACCGGCAACGTTCGCGGGGTGGTCGAGACCTTGATCAAGGTGGTCGAGGCGTTCGACCGGGCCGGGGTGGAGCTGATCGGCGAGCAGGCGCGCAGCGACAGCGGCGGGCGGGGCGTTCGCTTGAAGGAACCGGGGCCGCCGCGCCGCGTCGGGGCATGA
- a CDS encoding outer membrane protein, whose protein sequence is MRSVKSLLAAGAATLISSMAFAADMPIAAPPPMYAPPAPPADFGGWYLRGDIGMTNQSAKRIDSALPVGYSKTTEGIGFDSSPLFDLGVGYRFNNWFRTDVIGQYRGKATLHGSDNVVGPGFVGVNNYSGSKSEWVVMANAYVDLGTWWCITPFIGAGVGGSYNKISGFRDDGVSYSPGLNNSVAYFGDNGKWNFAWAAHAGLAYKVNPGFTVELAYSYMNLGDGAPGNYRLFDNSASGPTSIRVREITSHDVKLGVRWDLNSPPAYMPPPLVTKG, encoded by the coding sequence ATGCGTAGCGTTAAGTCTCTCCTTGCCGCGGGTGCGGCTACCCTGATCTCGTCGATGGCGTTTGCCGCCGACATGCCGATCGCGGCTCCGCCTCCCATGTACGCGCCGCCGGCTCCGCCCGCCGACTTTGGCGGCTGGTATCTCCGCGGCGACATCGGCATGACCAACCAGAGCGCCAAGCGCATCGACAGCGCCCTGCCGGTTGGGTATTCGAAGACGACGGAGGGGATCGGCTTCGACTCTTCGCCCCTGTTCGATCTCGGCGTTGGCTACCGCTTCAACAACTGGTTCCGTACGGACGTGATCGGCCAGTACAGGGGCAAAGCCACTCTGCACGGCAGCGACAACGTCGTTGGACCCGGCTTCGTCGGCGTCAACAATTACAGCGGCAGCAAGTCCGAGTGGGTCGTGATGGCCAACGCCTATGTTGACCTCGGCACCTGGTGGTGCATCACGCCGTTCATCGGCGCCGGCGTCGGCGGCTCCTACAACAAGATCAGCGGCTTCCGCGACGATGGCGTGTCGTACAGCCCCGGTCTCAACAACAGCGTCGCCTACTTCGGCGACAACGGAAAGTGGAACTTCGCCTGGGCCGCTCACGCCGGTCTCGCCTACAAGGTCAATCCCGGGTTCACCGTCGAACTGGCCTACAGCTACATGAATCTCGGCGACGGGGCGCCCGGCAACTACCGCCTGTTCGACAACAGCGCTTCGGGCCCGACCTCGATCAGGGTCAGGGAAATCACCTCGCACGACGTCAAGCTCGGCGTGCGCTGGGATCTCAACAGCCCGCCGGCCTACATGCCGCCGCCGCTCGTCACCAAGGGCTGA
- a CDS encoding shikimate dehydrogenase: MTASKAPAACLIGWPAAHSRSPLIHHYWLRTLGIEGGYVIEAVPPDDLRDFVLRLSLRGFVGANVTIPHKEGVLALSAPDARARAVGAANTLWFADGELRSTNTDVEGFIGNLDAAAAGWDRAEEALVLGAGGSSRAVVFGLLERGIKRIHLANRTIARAETLARQFGPNVRPIPWDGINDVLPRAKLLVNTTSLGMHGQPSLDVDVARLPDGAVVADLVYVPLVTPLLAAATARGLNTADGLGMLLHQAVRGFELWFGRRPQVTAELRALVEADLTKT; the protein is encoded by the coding sequence ATGACCGCATCCAAAGCTCCCGCAGCCTGTTTGATCGGATGGCCCGCCGCGCATTCGCGCTCGCCGCTGATCCATCATTACTGGCTGCGCACGCTCGGGATCGAGGGCGGCTATGTCATCGAGGCGGTTCCGCCGGATGACCTCAGGGACTTCGTGCTGCGGCTGTCGCTGCGCGGCTTCGTCGGCGCCAACGTCACAATCCCGCACAAGGAAGGCGTGCTGGCGCTGTCCGCCCCCGATGCGCGCGCCAGGGCCGTGGGCGCTGCTAACACGCTGTGGTTTGCTGACGGCGAGCTGCGCTCGACCAACACCGACGTCGAAGGCTTCATCGGCAATCTCGACGCCGCCGCGGCCGGTTGGGACAGGGCGGAAGAAGCCTTGGTGCTCGGGGCGGGTGGTTCCTCGCGCGCGGTCGTGTTCGGCCTGCTCGAACGCGGCATCAAGCGCATCCACCTCGCCAACCGCACCATTGCGCGCGCCGAGACGCTGGCCAGACAGTTCGGACCGAACGTGCGTCCGATCCCCTGGGACGGCATCAACGACGTGCTGCCGCGCGCAAAGCTTCTCGTGAACACGACCTCGCTCGGCATGCACGGCCAGCCGTCACTCGATGTCGACGTGGCGCGCCTGCCGGACGGGGCGGTCGTCGCCGATCTCGTCTACGTTCCGCTGGTGACGCCGCTGCTGGCGGCAGCAACGGCGCGCGGCCTGAACACCGCCGACGGCCTAGGCATGCTGCTGCACCAGGCGGTGCGCGGCTTCGAGCTGTGGTTCGGCCGGCGGCCGCAAGTCACGGCCGAGCTGCGCGCGCTGGTCGAGGCCGATCTCACAAAGACTTGA
- a CDS encoding MFS transporter: MNKPVVVSEETLTEPVVVSDVAPAATAAAGPAYVVLVGISFSHFLNDTMQSLIASVYPILKDTYALDFTQIGMITLAFQFTASLLQPVVGHYTDKKAQPYSLSIGMASTFFGLLLLSAAHQYLVILVAAALVGLGSAVFHPESARIARLASGGRYGFAQSVFQLGGSFGTSMGPVLAALIVVPFGQGSIAWFSSIAFLAILILWRIGRWYEPQIKAKKTATVQAHPDAPTSRRVAVALAVLVALLFSKQLYVASLSSYYIFYLIDRFGVSTQAAQIYLFIFLAANAVGAFLGGPLGDRFGRKIVIWISILGALPFTLALPYAGLHASAVLSVIIGLIISSTTSSIIVFAQELVPHRFGMISGVFFGVAFGIGGLGAAVLGKLADHTSIEFVYRVCAWLPAIGLLAVFLPRLPRHAR, encoded by the coding sequence TTGAACAAGCCTGTCGTCGTCTCCGAGGAAACGCTGACCGAGCCCGTCGTCGTCAGCGACGTTGCGCCCGCCGCCACGGCAGCGGCAGGGCCGGCCTATGTCGTGCTTGTGGGCATCAGCTTCTCGCACTTCCTCAACGACACCATGCAGTCCCTGATCGCCTCGGTGTATCCGATCCTGAAGGACACCTACGCGCTCGACTTCACCCAGATCGGCATGATCACGCTGGCCTTCCAGTTCACGGCCTCGCTGCTCCAGCCGGTGGTCGGGCACTATACCGACAAGAAGGCGCAGCCTTACTCGCTGTCGATCGGCATGGCCTCGACCTTCTTCGGCCTGCTGCTGCTCAGCGCCGCGCACCAATATCTCGTCATCCTCGTCGCCGCCGCGCTGGTCGGGCTCGGCTCGGCGGTGTTTCACCCGGAATCGGCGCGGATCGCGCGGCTCGCCTCCGGCGGCCGCTACGGCTTTGCGCAATCGGTGTTCCAGCTCGGTGGCAGCTTCGGCACCTCGATGGGGCCGGTGCTGGCCGCGCTGATCGTGGTGCCGTTCGGGCAGGGCAGCATCGCCTGGTTCTCCTCGATCGCGTTCCTCGCGATTCTGATCCTCTGGCGCATCGGCCGCTGGTATGAGCCGCAGATCAAGGCGAAGAAGACGGCGACGGTTCAGGCCCATCCCGACGCGCCGACCTCGCGCCGCGTCGCGGTCGCGCTTGCCGTGCTGGTGGCGCTGCTGTTCTCGAAGCAGCTCTACGTCGCGAGCCTGTCGAGCTACTACATCTTCTATCTGATCGATCGTTTCGGCGTGTCGACGCAGGCGGCGCAGATCTATCTCTTCATCTTCCTCGCCGCGAATGCGGTCGGCGCATTTCTCGGTGGTCCCCTCGGCGATCGCTTCGGCCGCAAGATCGTGATCTGGATCTCGATCCTGGGCGCGCTGCCCTTCACGCTGGCGCTGCCCTATGCCGGGCTCCATGCGAGCGCGGTGCTGTCGGTCATCATCGGCCTGATCATCTCCTCGACGACGTCGTCGATCATCGTGTTCGCGCAGGAGCTGGTGCCGCACCGCTTCGGCATGATCTCCGGCGTGTTCTTCGGTGTCGCCTTCGGCATCGGGGGCCTCGGCGCCGCCGTGCTCGGCAAGCTCGCCGATCACACCTCGATCGAGTTTGTCTACCGGGTCTGCGCCTGGCTGCCGGCGATCGGCCTGCTTGCGGTGTTCCTGCCCAGGCTGCCGCGGCACGCGCGTTAA
- a CDS encoding GNAT family N-acetyltransferase, with protein sequence MNDKSVSIRPARRDDVAAIVAMLADDHLGRARERIEDPLPASYYQAFERVERDQNLTLVVAESEGRVVGCLQLAILPGISSQGGIRGLLEDVRVASDCRSRGIGEQLVQWAVAEAKARGCNLVELLTHQTRVDAQRFYKRLGFTSSHVGMTVRF encoded by the coding sequence ATGAACGACAAGTCCGTCTCCATCCGTCCCGCGCGCCGCGATGACGTTGCGGCGATCGTCGCCATGCTGGCCGACGATCATCTCGGTCGCGCCCGCGAGCGCATCGAGGATCCGCTGCCTGCGTCCTATTACCAGGCGTTCGAGCGGGTCGAGCGCGATCAGAATCTCACGCTCGTCGTCGCCGAGAGCGAGGGCAGGGTGGTCGGCTGCCTGCAACTTGCGATCCTGCCGGGCATCAGCTCGCAAGGCGGTATCCGCGGTCTGCTCGAAGACGTTCGCGTTGCTTCCGATTGCCGCAGCCGCGGCATCGGTGAGCAGTTGGTGCAATGGGCCGTCGCGGAAGCGAAAGCGCGCGGCTGCAATCTGGTCGAACTGCTGACGCATCAGACGCGCGTCGATGCGCAGCGCTTCTACAAGCGACTCGGATTCACATCGAGCCATGTCGGCATGACTGTCCGCTTTTGA